A single genomic interval of Cellulosilyticum sp. I15G10I2 harbors:
- a CDS encoding carbohydrate-binding protein codes for MKTLCLEVLTSEGIVVCSNQCEEEVGVLCNREYEEGDHIKISSSKYPAYVAIQVDEALGEALVYMTGEIKYYIPVKEKRGSYSPKTFCGNLHLITARGATKEEIYAYRNLAKNVMDQHENLSSYPHALANVETRGEAVFAARNAIDGVKMNLSHGEWPYQSWGINRQDDAQFTLDFGRTVVVNKLVLYTRADFPHDNWWRQVTVSFSDGTSLVWYMEKSALPHVKVIADKEITQLSLSDLIKADDPSPFPALTQIEVYGVEKQD; via the coding sequence ATGAAAACATTGTGTTTGGAAGTTTTGACTTCCGAGGGAATAGTCGTTTGTAGTAATCAATGTGAAGAGGAAGTAGGAGTCCTGTGTAATAGGGAGTACGAAGAAGGGGATCATATTAAGATTTCGAGTTCCAAGTATCCGGCCTATGTAGCTATACAGGTGGATGAGGCCCTTGGAGAAGCACTTGTTTATATGACTGGAGAAATCAAATACTATATACCGGTAAAGGAAAAACGAGGAAGCTATTCTCCAAAAACATTTTGTGGCAATCTACATTTAATAACAGCTAGAGGGGCAACAAAAGAAGAAATCTATGCTTACCGTAATCTTGCTAAAAATGTAATGGATCAGCATGAGAACTTATCGAGTTATCCCCATGCTCTTGCTAATGTTGAAACAAGAGGAGAAGCAGTATTTGCAGCTAGGAATGCGATTGATGGGGTTAAAATGAATCTGTCCCATGGAGAGTGGCCTTATCAGTCTTGGGGAATCAATAGACAAGACGATGCTCAGTTCACATTAGATTTTGGAAGAACAGTTGTCGTGAATAAACTTGTACTCTATACAAGAGCTGATTTTCCTCATGATAATTGGTGGAGGCAAGTAACAGTTTCTTTTTCAGACGGGACCTCGCTTGTTTGGTATATGGAAAAGAGTGCACTGCCTCACGTGAAAGTGATTGCTGATAAGGAGATAACGCAGCTTAGTTTAAGCGATTTAATTAAGGCAGATGATCCATCACCTTTCCCAGCTTTAACACAGATAGAAGTATATGGTGTTGAAAAACAAGATTAA
- a CDS encoding glycoside hydrolase family 2 protein: MEINNFVGNIHDSNYDEKYYKQMIDHEMMVYDRGREKEKLNGYWHFCIDVYDSCLRSEWYLEKRKDDKGRDIPIDFDFDGWEETVVPSVWNTQKPEYFYYEGPAVYSRKFNYQSQGEDKVIIKFGAVYYEAKVFVNGEFVGCHKGGSTPFYIDVTHVLKEENRIIVVVDNTRKKEQIPTINTDWFNYGGIYRDVEMIRLPKAYIKDFSLALDNDSLDTIVCEVEINEENSDTIYLEIPELEIKQSIPLEGKIGKLILKPEQIKLWSPESPYLYDVKLQYGEDIIHEKIGFRQVKVRGNAILLNDQPIYLNGICVHEESIANGKAITDEEIIENIKLAKELNCNYMRLAHYPHTERAAQLADELGIMLWEEIPVYWAIEFDNSISLEDAKNQLTELIKRDKNRASVISWSVGNENPDTDSRLTFMSKLAILAKKLDPTRLITAACLVNHVDLKIEDRLEEYLDVMAINEYYGWYDPDFNKLTQILENSNPNKPVIISEFGGDGKAGHHGTIHDLGTETFQENIFKKQVEIFQKTLYIKGTTPWILYDFRSPRRHAKYQEGYNIKGLLSKDKKHKKLAFYIMQTFYKSRQ, from the coding sequence ATGGAAATTAACAACTTTGTAGGAAACATTCATGACAGCAATTACGATGAAAAATATTATAAGCAAATGATTGATCATGAGATGATGGTTTATGACAGAGGCAGAGAGAAAGAAAAGCTGAATGGCTATTGGCATTTTTGTATTGATGTGTATGACAGTTGTTTGCGGTCAGAGTGGTATTTAGAGAAGAGAAAGGATGATAAAGGCCGGGATATTCCCATAGATTTTGATTTTGATGGATGGGAAGAGACTGTAGTGCCAAGTGTTTGGAATACACAGAAGCCTGAGTATTTTTACTATGAAGGGCCAGCAGTTTACAGCAGGAAGTTTAACTATCAAAGTCAAGGGGAAGACAAAGTAATCATTAAATTTGGGGCTGTGTATTATGAAGCTAAAGTCTTTGTTAATGGAGAATTTGTAGGTTGTCATAAGGGGGGCTCTACGCCTTTTTATATAGATGTCACCCATGTTTTAAAAGAAGAAAATCGTATTATTGTGGTGGTAGATAATACAAGAAAAAAAGAACAGATACCAACTATCAATACAGATTGGTTTAATTATGGTGGTATTTACAGAGATGTAGAAATGATCCGCCTTCCAAAAGCTTATATTAAAGACTTTAGTCTAGCTCTTGATAATGATTCATTGGATACAATAGTATGTGAAGTAGAAATAAATGAAGAGAACAGCGATACAATTTATTTAGAAATACCAGAACTAGAAATTAAGCAAAGTATCCCGCTTGAGGGTAAAATAGGAAAACTCATCTTAAAACCAGAACAGATAAAATTGTGGAGTCCGGAATCTCCATATTTATATGATGTAAAACTTCAATATGGAGAAGATATTATTCATGAAAAAATAGGATTTAGGCAGGTTAAGGTTCGAGGCAATGCTATTTTACTCAATGATCAGCCTATTTATTTAAATGGGATTTGTGTCCATGAAGAAAGTATTGCAAATGGTAAGGCTATTACAGATGAAGAAATTATTGAAAATATCAAACTTGCAAAAGAACTAAACTGTAACTATATGAGGCTTGCCCATTATCCACATACGGAAAGAGCAGCGCAACTTGCAGATGAACTCGGGATTATGTTATGGGAAGAGATTCCTGTGTATTGGGCAATAGAATTTGATAATAGTATAAGCTTAGAAGATGCAAAAAATCAGTTAACAGAACTCATTAAAAGGGATAAAAATAGGGCTAGTGTTATCAGCTGGTCAGTTGGAAATGAAAATCCCGATACAGACTCAAGGCTTACATTTATGAGCAAGCTAGCAATACTTGCTAAAAAGTTAGATCCAACAAGACTAATCACAGCAGCTTGTTTAGTTAATCATGTGGATTTGAAAATAGAAGATAGATTAGAAGAATATCTAGATGTTATGGCTATTAATGAGTATTATGGATGGTACGATCCAGATTTTAATAAGTTAACTCAGATTTTAGAAAATTCAAATCCCAACAAACCAGTAATAATCAGTGAATTTGGAGGAGATGGTAAAGCCGGTCATCATGGGACAATTCATGATTTAGGAACAGAAACTTTCCAAGAAAATATTTTCAAAAAGCAAGTAGAAATTTTTCAGAAAACCCTCTATATTAAAGGCACTACCCCTTGGATACTTTATGATTTCCGTTCCCCAAGAAGACATGCAAAATATCAAGAGGGATATAATATTAAGGGACTTCTTTCAAAGGATAAAAAACATAAAAAGCTAGCGTTTTATATTATGCAGACATTTTATAAAAGCAGGCAATAG
- the asnB gene encoding asparagine synthase (glutamine-hydrolyzing), whose amino-acid sequence MCGIAGWIDFKHDISSKTSIIEAMTDTLKLRGPDSYGYANTSHVLFGHRRLVVVDPSGGKQPMTKTLNGFKYTLIYNGELYNTEDIRKELIDKGFHFDSYSDTEVLLTSYMCWGIDCVKILNGIFAFAVFDEKANHVLLARDPLGVKPLFYSTKDASFIFGSEIKTLLAHPYIEPVIDRDSITDIFALGPAVKPGSGVFKGILEIPPAHLMVVSPQGITSHEYWKLVPGENTETLEQATEHLRFLLVDAIERQLVGDVPLCTFLSGGLDSSAIAAIAAQSYKKKNKILTTYSLDYEDNDDYFKSSIFQPTSDKYWAEQMGKFIGSNHKTYVINHEELALALKDAVRARDLPGMADIDSSLFLFSREIRKDFIIALSGECADELFGGYPWYTRPELMNLPTFPWSNFVENRKAILSEDFQDLPIRDAVNENYLKSLKEVPHLTDETPEVHRMRELFYLNLKWFMVNLLNRKDRMSMSNSLEVRVPFADYRLVEYAFNLPNEFKFFEGREKGLLRKCLRGILPEDIIYRKKSPYPKTHNPIYTDLVCQMMQGILDNPQSPLLNIIDKSFVKQLIATKGAAYKNPWFGQLMTGPQLIAYLVQFNIWLEDYKIKLI is encoded by the coding sequence ATGTGTGGTATTGCCGGCTGGATTGACTTTAAGCATGATATTTCCAGTAAAACCAGTATTATTGAAGCAATGACCGATACCCTAAAACTAAGAGGACCTGATAGCTATGGCTATGCAAATACCTCCCACGTTCTCTTCGGTCACAGAAGACTTGTTGTTGTAGACCCCAGTGGTGGCAAACAACCCATGACAAAGACTTTGAATGGTTTTAAATATACGCTTATTTACAACGGTGAATTATATAATACAGAAGATATTCGTAAAGAACTCATAGACAAAGGATTTCATTTTGACTCATACTCCGATACAGAAGTACTTCTCACCTCCTATATGTGCTGGGGTATAGACTGCGTCAAAATATTAAATGGTATTTTTGCCTTCGCCGTCTTTGACGAAAAAGCAAATCACGTGCTTTTAGCAAGAGATCCGCTAGGGGTTAAACCACTATTTTATAGTACTAAGGATGCTTCTTTTATCTTTGGCTCAGAAATAAAAACACTTCTTGCACATCCTTATATCGAACCTGTAATTGACAGAGACTCCATCACAGATATTTTTGCGCTTGGCCCCGCTGTTAAACCTGGAAGTGGTGTTTTTAAAGGTATCTTAGAAATTCCTCCAGCTCACCTTATGGTGGTGAGCCCGCAGGGTATTACCTCTCACGAATATTGGAAACTCGTGCCTGGTGAAAATACTGAAACACTCGAGCAAGCTACAGAACATCTTCGTTTTCTTCTTGTAGATGCCATAGAAAGACAGCTCGTAGGTGACGTACCCTTATGTACTTTTTTATCTGGTGGCTTAGATTCTTCTGCTATAGCAGCTATAGCTGCTCAGTCCTATAAAAAGAAAAATAAGATACTGACAACTTATTCTCTTGACTATGAAGATAACGATGACTATTTCAAGTCTTCTATTTTTCAGCCTACATCCGATAAATATTGGGCGGAACAAATGGGTAAATTTATAGGAAGCAATCATAAAACTTATGTAATTAACCATGAAGAACTCGCACTAGCGCTTAAAGATGCAGTACGTGCCCGTGATCTTCCTGGTATGGCTGATATAGATTCTTCATTATTCTTATTTAGCCGTGAAATTAGAAAAGACTTTATTATTGCCCTCTCGGGAGAATGTGCAGACGAACTTTTTGGCGGATACCCTTGGTATACAAGACCTGAACTTATGAATCTCCCCACTTTCCCTTGGTCTAACTTTGTAGAGAATCGAAAGGCGATCTTATCTGAGGATTTTCAAGATCTGCCTATTCGTGATGCTGTAAATGAAAACTATTTAAAAAGCCTCAAGGAAGTTCCTCATCTTACAGATGAAACGCCTGAGGTACATCGTATGCGCGAATTATTTTATCTTAATCTTAAATGGTTTATGGTTAATCTTCTTAATCGTAAGGATAGAATGAGTATGTCTAATAGCTTGGAAGTTAGAGTTCCGTTTGCAGATTATCGCTTAGTAGAATATGCCTTCAACCTACCTAATGAGTTTAAGTTTTTTGAAGGCAGAGAAAAGGGGCTTCTTCGCAAATGTCTCCGAGGCATCTTACCGGAAGACATTATCTACCGCAAAAAAAGCCCTTATCCCAAAACCCATAACCCTATTTACACTGATCTTGTTTGTCAAATGATGCAGGGTATTCTTGATAATCCACAGTCTCCCCTATTAAATATCATTGATAAAAGCTTCGTTAAACAGCTAATAGCAACCAAAGGTGCTGCCTATAAAAACCCTTGGTTTGGTCAGCTTATGACCGGCCCTCAGCTTATTGCCTATCTTGTGCAGTTTAACATATGGCTTGAAGATTATAAGATCAAACTTATATAA
- a CDS encoding DUF421 domain-containing protein — protein sequence MINWNDLVNVLIRSLGSIITLFVMSKMMGRKQISQLSTFDYIMGISIGSIAAQMATDAETEWFHFVSAMAVYVAVYILIAVITVKSLWARKFFEGAPIILIQDGKIISKNLKSVHYEVNSLLEECRLEGYFDINDIQMATMESDGRISLLPTVDKRPVNVGDLKLSPQPEGLVANLIIDGKVMESNLKAIGKEEEWLLKELKKQNIKSPKDVLLATCDVNGKFHVFLKNENINVRHCLE from the coding sequence ATGATAAATTGGAATGACTTAGTTAACGTGTTGATAAGAAGTTTAGGATCTATAATTACCTTATTTGTGATGAGCAAAATGATGGGGAGAAAGCAAATCTCGCAGCTGAGTACGTTTGACTATATTATGGGTATATCTATTGGTTCTATTGCGGCACAAATGGCAACAGATGCAGAAACAGAGTGGTTCCATTTTGTAAGTGCAATGGCTGTTTATGTTGCTGTTTATATATTAATAGCTGTAATAACAGTAAAAAGCTTGTGGGCTAGAAAGTTTTTTGAAGGTGCTCCCATTATCCTTATTCAAGATGGAAAAATCATAAGTAAAAATCTTAAAAGTGTACATTACGAGGTTAATAGCCTTCTGGAAGAATGCCGACTTGAGGGCTATTTTGATATTAATGACATTCAGATGGCTACCATGGAAAGTGATGGCAGAATAAGCCTTCTGCCAACTGTAGATAAAAGGCCTGTTAATGTAGGAGATCTAAAGCTTTCACCCCAACCAGAAGGATTAGTAGCCAACCTTATTATAGATGGAAAGGTTATGGAGAGTAACTTAAAGGCTATAGGTAAAGAGGAAGAGTGGCTCTTAAAGGAACTAAAAAAACAAAATATAAAATCACCCAAAGATGTACTACTCGCGACTTGTGATGTGAATGGTAAATTTCACGTATTTTTAAAAAATGAAAATATCAATGTGAGGCACTGTTTAGAATAG
- a CDS encoding alginate lyase family protein codes for MLKNEFFARKHCFFIDQPDEIANYVKTYCEEEVRKIIEIADDVCNQSYLFNLRWDMERTYEPVVFDGEIDWMHMPADDPEWIYAFNRHRFFICLGQAYVMTKDEKYAKIFVHQLCNWIDRVKRKDEKCKLAWRTIEAGLRLEYWLKAFCYFENSTHLTEEVCSKFFDAITDHAEYLMEVYDTFRLMSNWGILQNHGLFMAGVFLPQSKRTKEYVQTAIERLTEEIKIQVYRDGTHWEQSPMYHNEVNHCYLDILILAQRNNIILPDLILEKVKAMCEVNLYWKKPNHHEIMQGDSDDIDVRDIITKGAYLFKDPILKFGGYGTFDFDCIWDLGMKAVEEYKTILAEMPKDTAHALLDSGNIYMRSDWSENAYFMHFHCGTLGAGHGHSDKLHIDLFANGEDILIDAGRYTYVDKPERYLFKDPAAHNTITVDGLDFTVCKDPWECSKLAQAANQRHYFDKAYDYAEGGHLGYMSLVGGGVFVNRKIIYIKPDIYVLVDEFYASTEHKYQQYFHFNNAGTVSCKENVIYTSEKNRAELVFATPGIEKQLRASQVSRHYNHYEENLALVTQIEGKGFKSVISVIGISNPLVPEEIQVEKLEVKSNFKHITFADDVIEAVTIHKGDQAYTVVVAHQEYASPTDTFYADGCIGFGQVVVFDRTQGEERIGTVLKW; via the coding sequence ATGCTTAAAAATGAATTTTTTGCGAGGAAGCACTGTTTTTTTATAGATCAGCCGGATGAAATCGCAAACTACGTCAAGACGTATTGTGAAGAAGAAGTCCGTAAAATCATTGAGATTGCAGACGATGTTTGTAATCAATCATACTTATTCAACTTACGTTGGGATATGGAAAGAACTTATGAACCAGTAGTATTTGATGGAGAAATTGACTGGATGCATATGCCGGCTGATGACCCAGAATGGATTTATGCCTTTAATAGACACCGATTTTTTATTTGCCTTGGGCAGGCGTATGTGATGACTAAAGATGAAAAGTATGCTAAAATCTTTGTCCACCAGTTGTGTAACTGGATAGATCGTGTGAAGCGAAAAGATGAAAAATGTAAACTTGCATGGCGGACCATTGAAGCGGGGCTTCGCTTAGAGTATTGGCTGAAGGCCTTCTGTTATTTTGAAAACAGTACGCACTTAACGGAAGAGGTATGCAGTAAGTTTTTTGATGCTATTACAGATCATGCAGAGTACCTGATGGAAGTTTATGATACATTTAGGTTAATGAGCAACTGGGGAATTTTACAAAACCACGGTTTGTTTATGGCGGGTGTTTTTTTACCACAATCTAAGAGGACAAAAGAGTACGTTCAAACAGCCATTGAAAGACTAACAGAAGAAATAAAGATTCAAGTTTATAGGGATGGTACGCACTGGGAGCAGTCACCTATGTATCATAATGAAGTTAACCACTGCTATTTAGATATACTTATACTGGCACAGCGTAATAACATTATTTTACCAGATCTTATACTTGAAAAGGTTAAAGCGATGTGTGAGGTTAATCTATACTGGAAAAAACCAAATCACCATGAAATTATGCAAGGTGACAGTGATGATATTGATGTACGAGATATCATTACAAAAGGGGCTTATCTGTTTAAGGATCCCATTTTGAAATTTGGTGGCTATGGGACTTTTGATTTTGATTGTATTTGGGATCTGGGAATGAAGGCCGTAGAAGAGTACAAGACTATCTTAGCTGAAATGCCAAAGGATACAGCGCATGCTTTATTGGACAGTGGGAATATTTACATGCGTTCAGACTGGAGTGAGAATGCTTATTTTATGCATTTTCATTGTGGAACGTTAGGGGCTGGACATGGCCACTCTGATAAACTGCACATAGATCTTTTTGCAAATGGCGAAGATATATTGATTGATGCTGGCCGGTATACCTATGTTGATAAGCCAGAGCGCTATTTATTTAAGGATCCAGCTGCCCATAATACAATAACAGTAGATGGTCTAGACTTTACGGTATGTAAAGATCCTTGGGAATGCTCTAAACTTGCACAAGCTGCTAATCAAAGACATTATTTTGATAAAGCGTATGACTATGCAGAGGGTGGCCATCTGGGATATATGTCTCTTGTTGGCGGCGGTGTTTTTGTAAATCGTAAAATCATTTATATCAAGCCGGATATATATGTTTTGGTAGATGAATTTTATGCTTCTACTGAACATAAATATCAACAATATTTCCACTTTAACAATGCAGGGACGGTATCGTGTAAAGAAAACGTGATTTATACGAGCGAAAAAAACAGAGCAGAGCTCGTTTTTGCAACGCCAGGTATTGAAAAACAGCTAAGAGCATCTCAGGTTTCCAGACATTATAACCATTATGAAGAAAACTTAGCTCTCGTGACACAGATTGAAGGGAAAGGGTTCAAGTCTGTAATTTCAGTAATTGGCATATCAAATCCATTAGTACCAGAAGAAATTCAAGTAGAAAAGTTAGAAGTGAAGTCTAATTTTAAACATATTACCTTTGCCGATGATGTTATTGAAGCTGTCACTATTCATAAAGGAGATCAAGCTTATACCGTTGTGGTTGCACACCAAGAGTATGCCTCACCAACAGATACATTTTATGCAGACGGATGCATTGGCTTTGGGCAGGTTGTAGTATTTGACCGAACTCAAGGTGAAGAGCGTATTGGGACAGTTTTAAAATGGTAA
- a CDS encoding iron-containing alcohol dehydrogenase family protein, producing MEFTYEMPTKVILGKGAVVKNKSEFAKYGQKALIVTGRNSAKKTGALDDVITALTEMHIGYVIFDEVEENPCTKTIETAAILGKREQVDFVIGIGGGSPLDASKAIGIMINNPGLTEETLFSSEVLESIPVLAVPTTSGTGSETTPYAILTDHSNQTKRNLGQKVFCKVAFLDAGYTERTPYDITVNTALDAMSHLVEGYLNTNSHFLSEMLAEKGLRLWSTCISHLLEGTLNFEIREKLMLASSIAGMVIASTGTSLPHGMGYPLTYFKGVPHGLANAVLFKAYLKSFKNRSKVESVFGLLSLGSEKDFDELLTKIIHCEISVENKEIENWSHTMCANAAKLKNHPEPVGYQDIYAIYYQSLNVKDK from the coding sequence ATGGAATTCACATATGAAATGCCGACAAAGGTGATTTTAGGTAAGGGTGCAGTAGTGAAAAATAAATCTGAGTTTGCAAAATATGGTCAAAAAGCTTTAATTGTAACTGGCAGAAATTCAGCTAAAAAGACAGGGGCTTTGGATGATGTCATTACTGCGCTTACTGAGATGCATATAGGCTATGTTATTTTTGATGAGGTAGAAGAAAATCCATGTACAAAGACGATTGAAACGGCAGCTATTCTTGGAAAAAGGGAGCAGGTTGACTTTGTAATAGGTATAGGTGGCGGGTCTCCTTTAGATGCTTCAAAAGCAATAGGGATTATGATTAATAATCCAGGTCTTACAGAAGAAACATTATTTTCAAGTGAGGTACTTGAGAGTATTCCAGTATTAGCAGTACCTACAACATCAGGAACAGGCAGTGAAACAACACCATATGCTATTTTAACGGATCATAGCAATCAAACGAAGAGGAATTTAGGGCAAAAAGTTTTTTGTAAAGTAGCATTTTTAGATGCTGGGTATACAGAGCGCACACCGTATGACATTACAGTTAATACTGCACTCGATGCAATGAGTCATTTGGTAGAAGGGTATTTAAATACAAACAGCCATTTTTTAAGTGAAATGTTAGCTGAAAAAGGACTTAGGCTGTGGAGCACATGTATATCACATCTTTTAGAAGGGACTTTAAACTTTGAGATAAGAGAAAAACTTATGTTAGCTTCTAGTATTGCGGGAATGGTTATTGCCAGTACAGGGACTTCTCTTCCTCATGGTATGGGCTACCCACTTACTTATTTTAAAGGTGTTCCTCATGGGCTTGCAAATGCAGTACTTTTCAAAGCTTATCTAAAAAGTTTTAAAAATAGAAGTAAAGTAGAAAGTGTTTTTGGACTACTATCATTAGGTTCAGAAAAAGATTTTGACGAGTTATTAACAAAAATAATACATTGCGAGATAAGTGTCGAAAATAAAGAGATTGAAAACTGGAGTCACACAATGTGTGCGAATGCAGCAAAGCTTAAAAATCATCCTGAACCGGTTGGATATCAAGATATTTATGCTATTTATTACCAAAGTTTAAATGTTAAAGATAAATAA
- a CDS encoding DMT family transporter: protein MTEFKDNKRLFLLMVPTALFWAGAFIAGKIAVAEFSLFTLTFIRFLTALVIVFPLMIKYEPDRWKISFKEFPIFILTGFLGIFTYHVLFFIALTKTTAINSSLIGATNPMATTIIAALFLNERIGLKRAGAILLAFMGVLLTASRGNIEAFTTMRFNSGDVLMLCAVIAFAVYSVVSKKIMIKYSPIIILTYSFLTAVIMLIPFVIMERPISYLHGISIKAWGSVFYMGIFASAIGYLLQQYAIKAYGASKTMLFVNLVPVFSIIISVIILKETVNLITLISAVIIITGVYLSSRLNK from the coding sequence GTGACGGAGTTTAAAGATAATAAAAGATTATTTTTATTAATGGTACCAACAGCGTTGTTTTGGGCTGGTGCATTTATAGCTGGCAAGATAGCAGTAGCTGAATTCTCCTTATTTACACTAACGTTTATAAGGTTTTTAACTGCGCTTGTTATTGTTTTTCCATTGATGATTAAGTATGAACCGGACAGGTGGAAAATAAGCTTCAAGGAGTTTCCTATTTTTATACTTACAGGTTTTCTAGGGATTTTTACATATCATGTTTTATTTTTTATAGCACTTACCAAAACAACAGCTATTAATTCTTCATTAATAGGTGCAACAAATCCTATGGCCACAACGATTATAGCGGCATTGTTTCTTAATGAGAGGATTGGCCTAAAACGAGCGGGTGCAATCCTACTAGCATTTATGGGGGTGTTATTAACAGCAAGCAGAGGTAATATAGAAGCTTTTACAACGATGCGTTTTAATAGTGGAGATGTTCTCATGTTATGTGCAGTAATAGCTTTCGCAGTATATAGTGTGGTTAGCAAGAAAATTATGATTAAGTATTCACCTATTATTATTCTTACATACAGCTTTTTAACAGCGGTAATCATGCTGATACCATTTGTTATTATGGAAAGACCAATAAGTTATCTCCACGGTATCAGTATAAAGGCATGGGGTTCTGTATTTTATATGGGCATATTTGCATCAGCTATAGGGTATTTATTGCAGCAATATGCTATTAAGGCTTATGGAGCGAGTAAAACGATGCTGTTTGTAAATCTTGTACCTGTTTTTTCAATCATTATTTCAGTCATTATACTTAAAGAAACTGTGAACCTTATTACTTTAATAAGCGCAGTGATTATTATAACCGGCGTATATTTAAGCTCAAGATTAAATAAATAG